The Solanum pennellii chromosome 7, SPENNV200 DNA segment ATCCAGAAGGGTGCAAATGCTGATAGTAAACTGAAATCAATCGACGTCGCATGGACCTGCAGATAAATCAACAAGCAGAACTCTAGTATAAGTTGAACATTTTACTGAACTGATTTCTTTCACATCTGGTGAAATGTTGAAGCAATTCTCGTAGCGTGTGATAACTGCCTTCTGGACCAGTTAACTGATTGCTCTTTTGAATGTCACAAGCTTTACCAGTTTATGCAGGAAATTGAGGGTACCACTATAATCTGATCATTACTCCAAAGATCAACAATACCAAATCGATACAATTACTAAATCTATAGTAACATGATAAAGAATGTTGCATCATATGTACGTACACATTAAAGGAGAAACTTACGAATCTGCTTTCTCTGAAGTATTGGTAAAATTCCTTCCAGACATCTCCACTCGATAAACCTGCATAAAATATTATCCCTAGCCCTGCAGCCATTGTGATCTGAAGTATCATTAGTTAGGAGAGATAAAAATACGTCAACCATCAATTTTAAAACACTTCAGATCCATTTTCTGAAGTTCGTAACCTTCTGCTCTTGAGTATAAAGCATACAATACAGTACCATTTAGGCTGCCAGATTTCACTTGCCTTTTTGTGCTTACTTCCGATGTGATTTGGTTGTAAGAAGATTCTTAACATtcttatatataacaaaatttaaGTCCCATATTCTTTGGCATGAGACGCATCGAGGGTTGGATATTCTTACTCTATTTCAGACATATCCCTCCATCCCAGTTATAAGGACATAGAGAAGTTACGTAGTTGTCAAATGAAAGAATTCCTTACCCCTGCTGTTAGCTTAGATTCGAGCAAATTCAAAGGTAACCTTTGAAGCTCAGGTTCTTCAACAGGTGGAGGTGGTGGTTTCCAGAGAGCAAAATAAGGAATGAGAACATATGCACCACCAAAGCATGAAAGTACAAGAAAAGGCCAAACAGGAATGCTGCCTTTCGAACTGCAGAAACAAAGGTTCAATATCAGATAACTGAATCTTTTGTCAGTTCAAACAAGAAAATTTGGACAATTTTGAACGAGGTATTATTCTAGAATGTTTGAATTGCACATAAGCACTTGATCATTCCAAGCAACTTAATGTCAAATTATAAATAGAGCCAAACTAGAAAAATTAAGAACTATACAACTGTTCTAGATCTTTAGTCTCCTCGGAGATGACAAGGAGGAGAATGTGAAGTGACTTCTCATATTCTGTGGCTTAGTATTGATGACAAGCCAGAAAAATGACTTGAAGCAAGGGTGCCCAAGAAGTTACCTTCTAGCGGTAGGAAGGAGCAGCATACTGTAAACTAATGGCCATAAACCCATGATATACCAAAGTCCCACTAGCACTTCATTCATACGGAATCCATCATCTCCTTTCAAATTAAGgagtttttttaagaaatacaCGTCTGTCAACTGCAATCACAAGGTTAAAAAGGACTAAGAATAAACACAATACAAAGTGGAGAGTTTCAAAGAGAGAAGCAAATAAGCATCATGTTCTTAAAGGTGTACTTATTGACAAGCGTTTTTGTCataatttgttatttcaatCACTTGTTAGCACACTCAAGAACTATTTCCTTGCAATTGCCTCTTAAATGCTTTGAACCACAATccattaacaacaacaataataacacatTCAGTATAATCTCAAAAATGAGATCTGTGGAGGATGGCGTGTTCACAGCTTTACCCCTACCTTGTGAAAATAGAGATGATAGTTCCAATTGAGACATTGAAAAAACAACTATGTAAAGCCAACATAGTGGCTAAAAGAGAACATATATGATAGTTGAAACAAATCAAACAACAGGTAATAGTAAAATCAAAGAGTAAGCTAAGATAGTACTAGAGTAAAAATAACAACACTGAAAATGGAACTAGATAATGTATTGGGTTCTAAAGATGTGAACAGGAAATGAAGGGTTGCGACTCTCTcctgaagagttgtgactttcccgaaaggttgtgacctttatgaaaaattgtgtttTTCTAAAGGGTTGTAACCGTTTGAAAGGTTATGCCTTTTCCAAAGgattgtgacctttccgaaagATTGTCTTATTTCCAAATAGTTGCGACCTTTACCCTTTTGTTGGCTACAAATAGAGATGGTTCCGCTCATTTTTATGGATCAAATTCTTTCCTTCTAATGAATACAtttcatacaaaataaaatcgATCAATCGTGTCTGTGTGTGATTCATTATTTATTGTCATTTTGAGTTCAtttaaattattgaagtttgaggtataGCTACTTCTTTAGTGGTTAATCTGTTTTATATTGGAAGGAATTAATCTGTAACCTCGGATACTTAAGGACACAGTGggttctgtggactcggatagttctttgtgtttttcttttcatcttttatcttttatgttttctggtTTACTAATTTGAATACAGGAGTTAACACAATGCCaaaaaactaaagaagatgACTTTAAGCTGGAAAAAGAGAATATTCAGAAGCAAAATATGATATGGTACCGGGGTCTGGTTAGGAGCAAGGAAGAAAACATAGTACATGAGTCCAGACCACAAGCCAAACAGTACAAACGACGTCGTCCAATCCCATTGGTCTCCATTTCCTCCATTATTACTTCCACCACCAAGCTCATTCTCCTCTGTAGAACCATCTAAATCTTTTTCCATAGATGGGTCTTGTTGATTTTGAAGATTTAATGAACTATGACATACATAAAGAAGACTACCCTTTACCCCAAATCCTGAGAttgagttttttaaaaattgaatcttgGGTGGATTCTTGATTTTGTGACAGTTTGCTAATGAAATTCTAGTAGCAACTTTCTGATTTCTAAGAAATAGTAAAGTAGAGAAATTTGAAGAGATGAGGCTGGAATTAGCTAACATGTTGAGAGTACAAGAAAAATGTAGCAAAATCCAGCAATAAGGACCAAAATAATTGACAATATCTCATCCCAGAAACGACGTCGTTTAGCAGGTATATaatttgtttgtatttgtatatgaaaatgctttcctttgattttttagttttgtcatcgtatatattcaatatttttgtgtataactttttaaagtttgtaaaaacgtgtagtttttgaattttgtatagtataatttatataatgtaatttgtaTGTAATTGTTTAAAGCTCATACGTTTATATTTGTATCAATTCGTTATTTCGAATTTtgttatatttgtataaatagagATTTTATATTACCTAATTATACAAAAACACGTGAAATATACAAACGTAACtgtgaattatataaattattgtcCTTTGTCGCTCgcctctcctccctctcctaaTTTCGCTCGccataatatacaaatacatatatatataatatacaattatctatcagatctacatatacaatttttttatcccactctctgtcctctctcgctcgcttcacTCCTCCCTCTCTCATTCTCGCTTGCCACTCTCTTCTTTATAATATGTATCTACGAGTTGTCattagcaaactatagctatagagtctaattatttgaatattgaatGCTAAAATTTGaagtattaatttattataatttaataagaaattcaaataaattcttCAACAGTCAAAATATATAGATAAGGCAAAGAAAAAGCTCCACTCAACTCTTCTACTTATCTATCAATGGCGGAAGTTACTAAAATTCTCCAATCAGTTCTTCTTCCTCCTTTCTACCATAAGCTAGACGGAACCACTAATTCCCATTTTAGATTGCATAGAAGAAACAGACACAACATCAGTATCCGTTGTTCTTCAATTTCTACAACTGAAACTAACAAATCCACAAAGACTCAGAACATTCCATGGGGTTGCGAGACTGATTCTATAGAAAATGCGTCCAACTTGCAGAAATGGTTGACGGAATCAGGGCTTCCTGCTCAAAAATTGGACTTACAAAGAGTGGATGTTGGAGAAAGAGGACTTGTTGCTAACAACAATATTAGGAAAGGGGAAAGGCTGCTTTTTGTTCCTCCTTCACTTGTCATCACTGCTGATTCGGTAATTTTATCATCACTTGTCATCGCTGCCGATTCAGCAATATTGTCAATTTGTTAGGGTCAGTATAGAATAAAGTATAGTAGTATTGTACTGATTAGTTATGCAGTTTGCTGGGATTGAATATGCTCGCATAGTTGTACTTTTTGAAATAACTGTATAATTCATATCCCAAATTGCAAGTTCAGGGAGAAATTTAAGGAGGGAATTTCACTAATGTTTTGGTGCTGCTTATCATATCCTATTACGGTCTAGAAGCCTGAGTAACCAACTGAGGTGAAAGCCTTGAGCATGTAAAGTGAAATGCGACAATCTAACAATTGAAATGATCCTCTTCATTGACTAGTTTCAGTGAACAACAAAAGGAGCATGTTTACAGGCTTAAAATGTAATTTGCTCCGACAGATGAAGTACTCTATGGGTAATACGAAAGGATGAGGAACAAATGCacatgaaattaaatttcattaccTGCCTGCTATAGTAGCTATATAGGTGAAGGTCAATTAGTCTAGAAACAGGACGTTGATATGCTTCGACCTAACTTCTTGACATCTGTATCTCATGCTAGGTATCTAAGTTGGACTGTTAGGAAGTGGAAATATAGTTTAAACCTTGATTTCCACGGTCATCATTTGCTAATACGCTAATGTTTCCACTGATTGTTGCCTCAATTGTGGAACTCTGAATTATATAGTTTATAGCCCCTATCTTGTAGGAGATGGTTGTGTGGTATGTTGCGTAGTATAAAACCTTGTTAACATGTTCACATCCCAGCTACAACATATATCGACTTATGCATGTGCACAAGATACCGACATCACACATACATGCATGCATGTGTACACGTGCCAGCGCACACACTGTAGCCCTCTCCACCTAGAAGGAGTTCAATAACTAGATGGGATCTATCATTTACTCCAAATTTTTTGTCTTCCAAAAGGTTATACTAGCCGCACATCCAAATCGcatctataaataaataaagttgaaTTCCTTTCTACAACAGATACTTCTTATACTTAACATAGCACTGAATTATTTTACCTTGTTTGTATTCTTAGACATATACTATTAGTGCAGCTCAGAGACAAAATGGTTACAAATGGAACTTAACTGTTACTTAAATAATTATCTAACTAGAGGTAATGGAAGAAATAGTTATATTAAAATCTTTTAGAGTTTCTGGTTTATATACTAAGCCTATACATGTGCAACTGTAGGTTCTATAGTAATATAAG contains these protein-coding regions:
- the LOC107025843 gene encoding uncharacterized protein LOC107025843, translating into MLANSSLISSNFSTLLFLRNQKVATRISLANCHKIKNPPKIQFLKNSISGFGVKGSLLYVCHSSLNLQNQQDPSMEKDLDGSTEENELGGGSNNGGNGDQWDWTTSFVLFGLWSGLMYYVFFLAPNQTPLTDVYFLKKLLNLKGDDGFRMNEVLVGLWYIMGLWPLVYSMLLLPTARSSKGSIPVWPFLVLSCFGGAYVLIPYFALWKPPPPPVEEPELQRLPLNLLESKLTAGITMAAGLGIIFYAGLSSGDVWKEFYQYFRESRFVHATSIDFSLLSAFAPFWIYNDMTARKWYDKGSWLLPLSVIPFLGPALYLLLRPSIPTVPALSSPTSTEEK